The following are from one region of the Hydrogenimonas sp. SS33 genome:
- a CDS encoding AtpZ/AtpI family protein: MAPERMRESEGREEKPKIKKVIEGANDLSLGISMVVAVLIGVALGYWMRKLFGYEWLFWLGVFWGVAGAVLNVYKAYKKQMRSLEELKNDPRYRSYRDFDDEEDDS, encoded by the coding sequence ATGGCACCGGAGCGGATGCGGGAGTCGGAAGGAAGGGAAGAGAAGCCGAAGATCAAAAAGGTGATCGAAGGGGCGAATGACCTTTCGCTTGGGATCTCCATGGTTGTCGCCGTGCTGATCGGCGTCGCCCTGGGGTACTGGATGCGCAAACTCTTTGGCTACGAGTGGCTCTTCTGGCTCGGCGTCTTCTGGGGGGTGGCGGGCGCCGTGCTCAATGTCTACAAAGCCTACAAAAAACAGATGCGCTCCCTCGAAGAGCTGAAAAACGATCCGAGATATCGGAGCTACCGCGACTTCGACGATGAAGAAGACGATTCGTAA